The Engraulis encrasicolus isolate BLACKSEA-1 chromosome 22, IST_EnEncr_1.0, whole genome shotgun sequence sequence TCAAACTCTCttgtgtccgagagagagagagagagagagagagagagagagagagagagagagagagagagagaaagagagagagagagagagagaaagagagagagacatagacagagagacagagagacagagagagaaagagagatagactgtTCAAGAGCCAATGAGAGTAGATGATGTGCTTTTGTACTAAAGCTCATCTTCAACATGCTCAGTATATACTTTCATTTTGGCTTTGAAAGGAATTCACACGCATGGCCATTCAAATGGGATTATCCCAGCTATTTCCAGGCCCTTCTCATTCATATTAGACCGCCGCTCCAGAGATATGCAGAgtatccgtgtctgtgtgtgcgtgtgcgtgtgtgtgtgcgcgcgcgcgtgtgtgtgtgcgtgtgcctatgtgtgcatgtAATCTAACATTCACTGATGATAATCACAGTGTCTTTCATTTGATTTGTGTCTCTGCGGAATGGTTTAACTTCCCTGGACTGTTGATGGCCATAGACATACGTATACTGATGGCCAATGAATGTCACTCGCATGTGAGACAGGGAGTGGAAATGCATCATCTTTTGCTCCATGATCACAGACTAAAGATGTGTAAAGATGACCTACTAATGTTCACCAGACTAAGTCCATAAGTATTGTACCAATACACAGCAGCAGATTTGGTAGATACAGCCAGGGCtaatgacagctttggccagtaccatgacaaagtcatgtgaatgggcccccacccaatacatacaatgtaatgaggacccatctttgggccccttctctccatgggcctggggcaactgaacCCCTTagtccccctgtcagcttccctggatacAGCACTGGGAAATAGAACAAACCacaataaatacagaccactgaCCAAAACGAACACTTAAGCATCCATCTATTGAAAAATATTTTTGTGTCCAAAtgcagagattgatattaaaaaTAAAAGGGAAAGGAACATTAAAAACATTAGGTATTCATTAGGTAACTTATCCAGTGGAATAAATGGTGAAATAACTATGTTATGCATTACTCACGTCCTACTCATAAATGTACATCTACTttgtactttatacacctctgattGAATGTAATGTACACGTGATGTCGGTGCTAAAGAGAGAGTCGAGCAgatgggagagaaggggagatgagaAAGGAAGCAAGCCTATTTACAGTGTATGGaattgatgaggagaggagaggagaggagaggagaggagaggagaggagaggagaggagaggagaggagaggagaggagaggagaggagaggagaggagaggagaggagagaggaagcaaTCCTATTTAGGGCCTACAGTATATGGatttgatgaggagaggagaggagaggagaggagaggagaggagaggagaggagaggagaggagaggagaggagaggagaggagaggagagcagagaggaagcaAGCCTATTTACAGTACATGGAATTGATGTTTTGCACGTCATATATTTATATCCCGACACAGTGATCCCCAGAGTGTTCCCTCACTACTGCAGGCCATGCCATGTGACTGACTGTGTGACATGAGGAGCATATAAGTCCACAGCAGATAGATCAGGGCATGACAGAGCAGCAGAGGTGGACAGTGGAGGATGGAGCATATGGAGAAAGCCTTCGATGGGTTAAagttacataataataataataataataataataataataataataataataataataattgtaataattgtatttgtatagcactgtatcatacaagggatgcaactcaaagtgctcaaCAAATGGgacaaaaaacataattgttagagatggatttaaaaggagaggaagagaggagaggcagagatagcaggaaggcagagtcagaagagatagaaagagattgtagagtcataaggtcaacgtaggttaggaccaggattcttagaggcgtaaggtccatagtggctgggtccagcataagtcatagatagtcacactgaaattgggtgctcagatgcggcccctggtggcatcaggggtgaggaaaaactccctttcccttgattcatagtttgtagggggaaaaagctcaataAGGTCTGAGAAAAAcccctatagccaggaagaaacctcaggcagagaccagcggccacctaggggagccccctgccagggctggttgtgaacagtaaagacgctgcggcagctgagacactgtgacgccttggcagctaggagttggcaaggatgaaaaggtgggtcttcagctgcttcttgaaggagtcgatgtAGCTGGCTGGTAGTCCTTAACAgtttggcatcagtggacctgagagcttgagcaggggcataaaaaagACGGCATGTCAGATATATAACTAGgagcaagtccatttaatgctttaaatattgtcagcagaatcttaaagtcaattctgtatgagttaaccagtgcaggtctgccaagacaggagtgatgtgctctctccttctggttcttgttaggattcttgccgcagaattttgaatgagttgcaatttgtcaattaacttttttggcagaccagagaagagagcattacagtagtctagcctactggtgacgaaggcatgaatacgtttttcagcatcttgtcggggggccaagccgcgcactttgttgacatttctaagatagAAAAAAGCTGATTTTGTGATTCTGaacattgcacatacacacacacacacacacacacacacacacacacacacacacacacacacacacacacacacacacacacacacacacacacacacacacacacttatcccgGGACCAAGGAGAGGGGGTAGGGGGTGTGTTTGGGAGGGttgcagaattggatcctcattacattgtatgtattgggttttgggccctttccgatgtctttatcccaggcccagccaaagctgtcagcggccctgcatacacacataatATAGCaaacactgtgtacacacacacacacacacacacacacacacacacacacacacacacacacacacacacacacacacacacacacacacacacacacacacacacacacacacacacacacacacagagcatcatGCCCTTGATGTATTGAAAGACGTTTCCTTTTCGACCTTGACATGCATGTCTATTCACattccattgcattacattacagtttccagatgcttttatccaaagtgacttacctaAAGAGAGGACCAACAGCAAAATACAAATTGTTGGGGGATATACCACCAGGGTCCTTGGGTCCAGGGTCTAGCCCTCTTGTCCCCATacgctctgtctctccatctgtctgctatactgtatgtctctatctctgtctttcttctgtctgcctgtctgcctgcttctctctctcgctctctctcgctctctctctctctctctctctctctctctctctctccttccccattaCTGTCATTCAGCCTGTCTTTTTGTGCAGATCTCATTCATTTTCTCCATGGCCTATCACTGTCTTTAGCAGTCTTTCCCCTTTCCTCCCAGTCTGTCTGCTTTTTAGTCTATCTTTCCTATCTCCGAgtatgtctctatttctctctttctctgggtctctctctctctctctctctctctctctctctctctctctctctctctctctctctctgtctttctgtctgtaagaggagtggagaggagtgagtgagaggagaggagtggggaggaggaaatacgaggagaggagaggagaggcaggggaggatggaggagaggagagcagagcagaggctggGAGAGgatggaatagaggagaggagaagagaggagaggcagtgagaggatggagggagaagaggacaagagagcagaggagaggagagagtatggGGAAAGGAGAGCAGCTGagagtaggggaggggagaagagaggcagggagaggatggaagagaggagaagagaggcagggaaaggatggagggaggagaggagaggacaagagagcagaggagaggagatgtgtgaTTGCCACTCCTGCTGTCAGCTGAGCCATGACACGCTTGTCAGCCTGAGAACCCTCATCCCTCCCCACCTGTCTCCGTTGCCAGGGACAACATGCCGTGTCACCCTTCTGTGCCCCCTCCACTGAGCGATGAGGGccacaaaaaaaacatgagaaaTTCCGGCAGGGAGACATGGGGCATTCCCATGGTAACCAGGTCCTCGGGTATATAGGCTAAGAGATTAGGCCGTGTCCCATACCATTTGCATACAAATTGGCCAGCTGGTACCTTGTCGTTATGACAACAGTGCACACAGATCCCAGAATGCATTTGGATATGAGACTGACACACAAAACCATAAGGTTATAGACAGGACATTATGCAGTGTTATGTAATTTAGCACTTCGAGAGATAGATCAACCCTATGAATATCAAATTACACTCAAtcaaatatgaatatgaaattaGAAGATGTTGAACTGGCACTAAAAGTAAACATGAATACAGTGCACAAAACCTTACTGTAATGGTGATGCCTTTTCCTCCAGTCACAACTGGAACAGAGTTACTCTGATATAAAGTAGCCTATATGTCATTTTTTTTATACATGCAGTTTTCAATTCATTccgttttttttaagtttcatgaACAGCTACATCTTTCTTGATGTCTGAACACATTATCATGTATTTTCTCTCCTTTTGTGCACATGTCAGTTTAGTCATAATAATCATTGAAAATATTGTAACTGATGTCATGAGTAGGCTACATTGAACTAGGGAAATAGATTATGATATTAATGCATGATTTAATAATGATCAAGGTAGTCCATGTATTTTGTTACTCACTTTCTCAAGTCCTTGAAGACACGTTGAGCCTGTATTTTGAGAGTAAATACAACCCTAATTCTGTAACTGAAAGTGATAAGCAATCATAAAACATGTCTGGAATTTTAAAGAGCAAATTAAAATGTACGGTGAGTGTCTGACACAAATCATATTACGGAGACCACAAAGAAATCATTAAATCTAGCCTGTTTTTTAATATTTCAAATTTTCAACCTAATTGACACTGTTTAAAATCTGATCTTAATTTGATTACCATTTAATTGATTACAGCTGTTCCCATGCAGACACTTGTCTCCAAACTATGCCAGCTATAACTATATCGTACAGTATGTAGAGGAATGGTGTCGTCCTGTTTCTAAACAGTGCTCAACTTCTGTGTCTACACAGTGCCATCTAGTGACGTTATGAGGGTATTGTTCACACAAGGAACCTTTGCTTCCTGTAAACATCAACCGACTCTTTTGCCAAAATTCAAGGTTGAACGGTCCATTACAATGAGATAAGAAAACAAACAACATtaaaacacatttcttttttaGCCATTtggaaaattgcattttgaaGACCTCCAGACTATCAGCGATAACTTCCACACACATTACCCCTCACTGTAAAGGTTTACGGTTTAATcattggtttgtttttgtttttctcctctccagtctcttgCCCAATCACTCCAAGAACTTAATGACCAACCGTGACACCTCCTGTTGCCCCTCGGGTCACCTGAgaggatccgtgtgtgtgtgcgtgtgtgtgtgtttgtgtgtgtgtttgtgtgcgtgcgcgcgcttgttaTTGTGTAAAAAGGTCAAGCCCACCGATACACATTAAGTCTGGCTGTGTCATTAATGACAACACCACTAATGCTGGCCAGAGTCAAGTGTTGATTAGCGAACAGGTCTGGCCCAAACCGCCTTGACCCGGTTATGAAGGATGGAGAGGTCCCCTGATTCAGCACTGGGGGGGATGAGTAaaagcgcacgcgtgtgtgtgtgtgtgtgtgtgtgtgtgtgtgtgtgtgtgtgtgcgtgtgcgtgtgcgtgtgtgtgtgagagagagagagagagagagagagagagagagtgtgtgtgtgtgtgtgtgtgtgtgtgtgtgtgtgtgtgtgtgtgtatgtgtgtgtgtgtgtgtgtgtgtgtgtgtgtgtgtgtgtgtgtgtgtgtgtgtgtgtgtgtgtgtgtgtgtgtgtgtgtgtgtgtgcgtgtgcgtgtgcgtgtgactgtgtgtctgtgcacctgtgtgtgtgtgtgtgtgcacgtgtgtgcgcgtgtgtgtggccaAAGGGCAGGCTGGCAATCAAGACACGAATCATCAGGGACTATCCCATGCCCCCAGCCCATagcacctctcttctcctctcctctcctctcctctccacctcttcctcttcctccttctctcctctcctcctcctccactccttcttTTTTATAACCACCTCTACAGCCACAGCCAGGTCATGCGGTACACACtttgtggtgcagtgcagtgcagtgcagtgtggtggtgTGAGTTCCTTCAGATCACCAGCCAGGTTAAAACTGCAACACATCTAATTCCTCTCCACATTGCCTCACCACCCCAACAGCTAACCAGCACCTCCACCGCTTTGTCCTTTTTCTCCTTGCTATAGTGCTTCATTCTCACTTCAGATACCAGAGCAGTGCGAGTGTCATCCAACATGGCTACCCGGTGGGGCATCTGTGGCGCGGGGAAGATCTGCCATGATTGGAACGTGGCCATGAAGACTCTTCCAGCGGAGGACCATCaggtgggagacacacacacctcacagtgaAAATAACAGTGTTGATATAACTGTGTTGAAATTAACTCTGCTTTACATAATATTTGGTCCCAgttaaagtaggctactgctactTTTACTTTTTGGTCAGTGTAAAATTTTCCGAATTAATTCTACTCTATCGATCTTTGGATGCTTCCTTGAATGACTCTACCCTGAGGAAGGCCATAGTgccaaaacatgtttttaattAATCAGATGTGATTTTGTCATTATATTAAAGACTTAAACGTTTTAGAGGAGTGCGTTGGATACTTCAGTTcataattctactcaatattcaAAAAAATTAAGAAGTGTAGTGTTGAAATAGCACAGGTCATCTGCAGGATTTTTACACTTTTTCAACTTTTGACAACACCTTTTGAGTAGTTTGAACTACACAGTAATTTTTTACTTCGACACTTAGAACGTTGAACCAACACTGGTGTGAAATCTAACTCTCAAAAGTGTTGAATTGACTCTTCCAGTGGAGGAGCAGCAGGTGGGAGAAGAGCTGTGCTGCTAGGGCACATCCAATGCACACCGAAGATCCTGCAGTGACATCACAGTCACAGTGCAATACATTTGCAGTGtcgattcaacacttagagagtaattAAAACAGTGTTAAAATTGACATGTTCTTTTCTCTAttcctctttccctgtctctattTTACCTTCTCTGttgttctttcactctttctgtctctcccactttatttctctctctctctctctctctctctctctctctctactctctgtgcTTATGTACTGTATAATTACTGGTGTCTGTATGCATCAATTTATGCCAGTGAAGACCACTGATGCATGTAGGCACACTTGCGCAAATCAAAGTGAACATTtattcctttctctgtctctttttgtgcatgtactgcatgtgtgtgcacgagtgtgtgtgtgtgtgtttgtgtgtgtgtgtgtgtgtgtgtgtgtgtgtgtgtgtgtgtgtgtttgtgtgtgtgtgtgtgtgtgtgtgtgcgtctgtttgtctgtctgtctgtctgtctctgtgtgtgcacgtgtgggtatgcatgcgtgtgtgcgtgtgtgtgtgtgcgtgtgtgcgtgtggctatgcgtgtgtgtgtgtctgtgtatgtctctgtgtgtgtatgtgcacgcatgtgtgcgtgtgtgtgtgtgtttgtgcgcatgtgtgtgcgtgtctgtgtgtatgtgcgtgtctgtgtgtgtatgcctgaatTTCCACTCCTCTCCAGGTTGTGGCTGTGGCAGCGAGGAGCCTGGAGCGTGCGCAGGACTTTGCCAAAAAGCACAGCATCCCGCAGGCTTATGGCAGCTACGAGGAGCTCGCCAAGGACCAAAACATCGGTGGGTTCCATGGGAGACCGATCTGGTGCTTTTCAAAGCTGCACAGGCACAGATAAGACGGCCATATTTGAATGTGTGTTGCCAGGGCTGTACAGAGATGTGGTCTTACTTCAACACTCAATAGTGTTGTTTCACCACTCCTAGTGttgtctctactctactgtgagTATTGAATCAACACTGTGTACTTTACTGTGGAGGTTAACATGGCTATGATTTGTATAGGCTGTTTGCTGTAAGGATTAGGCTTGATAGTATATCTTGTATCTCAATTAGAGTGTCGTTATGTTGTAAGCTTTCATCAAGAATGCTCGCGGCATTTTTTGAATGCTTATAATTCAGATTATGATTAAGAGATTTTTTTGTGTATCTGTGATCATTTGTGCACGTGCACTGATACCTTTGTAAAAGGttcaaaggggtgtgtgtgtgtgtgtgtgtgtgtgtgtgtgtgtgtgtgtgtgtgtgtgtgtgtgtgcgcgtgtgtgtgtgtttttctgcgcatgtgtatgtgcatactgtataggTGTGGTGCAGAAatatgtgtgcacatgagtgtgtgtacacattgcatgttatattgtgtgtgtatgaatatgcgTGTTTAATTGTATGCATGCTATTCCTCATCCAGATATCGTGTACCTCGGGGTTCTGCACACCCAGCACCTGCGCGTGGGGCTCCTCTTCCTCAACGCAGGCAAGAACGTGCTGTGTGAGAAGCCCTTCGCCATGAACTCCTCCGAGGTCAAGCAGCTGGTGGACGCCGCCAAGAAGAACAACGTCTTCCTCATGGAGGTAGAGAGGGACCCTCACGCGGCTTACACaacaggccagtgtgtgtgtgtgtgtgtgtgtgtgtgtgtgtgtgtgtgtgtgtgtgtgtgtgggcgcatgcgtgtgtgtgttgtgtgtaagagagtgcatgtgtgtgtgtatgcatatgtgtgcatatgtgcatatgtgtgtgtgtgtgtgtgtgtgtgtgtgtgtgtgtgtgtgtgtgtgtgtgtgtgtgtgtgtgtgtgtgtgtgaatgtgtgtgagagagtgtgtgtgtgtgtgtgtgtgtgtgtgtgtgtgtgtgtgtatgtatgtgtgtgtgtgtgtgtgtgtgtgtatgtgtgtgtgtgtgtgtgtgtgtgtgtgtgtgtgtgtgtgtgtgtgtgtgtgtgtgtgtgtgtgtgtgttgatgcatgtgtgtgtccacctcCCCAGGGTATCTGGTCGCGCTGCTTCCCCGTGCAGCGGGAGGTGAGCCGGCTGCTGGCGGAGGAGGCGCTGGGGGAGGTGAAGGTGGCCAAGGCCTACTTCGGCTCCCCTCAGCTGCACATCCCGCGCTCCGTGGAGGCCGCGCTGGGGGGAGGTGCCCTGCTGGACATCGGCGTCTACTGCCTGCAGTTCGTGCTCATGGTGTTCAATGGGGAACGGCCCGAGTCCATCCACGCCACGGGACACCGGCTGGAGTCAGGTGATGAGGCTGAGGGGAAGGGAGACAGGCAACTTGCATCCTTGTATCCTCCTTGTAAACAAGAGACATATTTCTCTCACAGCAAAGAACAAAATAACTAATTCGCCTGCCCGGTCATTTCTCTCCCCGACACACCACAGTACCTTGCCATTTCTAAACTTTCTAAATTGATCATAAAtgtactcacacatacatatCTAATCCATGATAAAATACTGTAAATCGTCAAGATGCAGAATGTATCAGAGTTATCCTAACGCACCTCTTCTTATTTTGATTCCTTTGGGCCTGTGGAAATGCATTAGTATGTATCAGACAAGCCTGCGGATTACAAGGGAATGTATCTGAATAGCATGTGTCTGCATATCACTTTGACATTGCTGTAACAAAACACCTGCTACCCAGTGGACAGAAGGCTTAATGAAGGCTGTTGTTGGTTTATCTTGTATCAAACGATCTAAGGAGACACAGCAAAATaaaagtctgtgtttgtgtgtgtgtatgtgcaagcgtATGTTGGTGTATaggtgccttgtgtgtgtgtgtatgtgtgtttggaggTGAGGGGTGTTtgatgtgtccctgtgtgtgtgtgtgtgtgtgtgtgtgtgtgtgtgtgtgtgtgtgtgtgtgtgtgtgtgtgtgtgtgtgtgcctgcctgcgtgcgtgcgtgcgtgcgtgggtgcatgcatgcatacgcctGCAgtttcagtgcgtgtgtgtgcgtgtctgtgagtgtgcgtagGACCGCGCGCCAGCGTACCTGTGTGTACGTGCAGCCTCCCACTCCATGTTTGCTGACTCAACCGTCTGCCGTGTAACCAACAGGCATTATACTTCAATCCTATTAGCTGTGACCTTCAAGTTAACGTTTGCCTCCCACCTAACACCACTTTCTTGCATTAACCTGCCGCGTGTAATTGTGTGATTTGCCAGCGGAGACGGGCTGCAAATGTAGGTTAATCATCACCCTGACGACAGCAGCGGTGGTGGCGCGGAGACAGAGCTGCTTTCATCTTGTAACGACCTCGGAGTCACTTCTCTCGCCTTTTCAGTCTACCTAACACCTGTAAAAGGGAAGATAGAAAACATAAAATCAGTCATGCTTTTAACGTCAGAACATGGAAAGTGCTTTATACTACAAGTGAAAAAAATCCCTTGGCACCAATAAAAGAGTCATATTTATTATACAGTGGAGCAATTGCATGGGACCACTACCATGACACACAGTATataaagagtgacagagagaattCATCTGTGGTTGAAGGTGAATGTCTTAAATTTAGAATGATATGAAGCATAACGCACAGCAAAATAAAACATGGACATTCTGTTCACTTACTAAAACAACTGATGCAACTGATTTCACATCtttaggattaaaaaaaaaccaaataccTTGGGGGGACCGCTCTGATTACGATTATCTAAGTCTCCTGAAATGCTGCATATGTTCTATGTTTTATTTTggctcatagcaatgttgttacaatgtagttgagtattttcagcaaatagtaaataggcccgccgacgaccccatctgcagtaagaggctacgacaaatatggtgtgtgtacatattgtgcgtgtgtgcgtgtgtgcgcgcgtgcgtgcgcatgtgcacatctgtgtgtctgtgcatgtgtgtgtgtgttcgtgtgtcatTTGTGTGATCATTTTGTGATCAAATATTGGTTGGGAACATGCCACACATGCTTGGTGTAGCTTTAAGTATCTGCCATTCCTTTCTGTAGGAGTGGATGAGATCATGATTGTGGTGCTGAAGTTCTCCAGGAACCGCATTGGTCTGTGTGGCTTCTCCATCGGTGTACCAATGCCCAACGACGCCACAGTCTGTGGAACCAAGGGGACCATCAGAGTACGATTGCTTATCAAATATTGCCTAATAGCACATATTAAAATGTGGGCACTGTGTTGTCAGCTTTGTATTATATCTTGACACATGGTCAATTAATTTGCAGAATCATATTGGATAGCTGTAGACCTCAAATACTTATATGATTGTCCTATTGAATTATCAGTATGATACTGACAGTATCTATGACAAATACATATAAAATTGGACTTCAGAGGTTAGATACGTCTGGACAGCGGTGATGTGTGTGGTCCCTCCTGTATTCTTCAGATCCCCGGCCCCATGCACTGCCCCTCAGCACTGGTGGTGAATGGGAAGGAGACGGAGTACCCGCTGCCTGAGCCCTGCATGCCCATGAACTTCACCAACAGCACGGGGCTGCGCTACGAGGCAGAGGAGGTGCGCCAGTGTCTGCTCAAAGGTACAGCTTCAGGCTAGACCCAgcatacagtatttatttaacataaacctattatattatgttattacataataacataatataatacattacacttagctgacactttcatccaaagcgacttagttattttgcagggtattggctacagttccTGAAGCCTTatggggtgccttgctcaagggcacatcagccatgggtggaggtgtatagagaggtaagggtgggattcgagcccgcaaccctctgatcttgagacgacctccctaaccactaggccatggctgaccCACCTATTAACATCAATCCACTCTATAAACTGCCTTATACAAAGCATCTCCCTATCTGAGGGACATTCACTTTTTGAATGAAAACATGCTGATTTAGTTTTTATTAAGATAAAGACAGCTTTATTTAGTCATTTAAGCAGAGCGTTTATTATTTTAAGCTTGTACAGGTAGTAATGACCATCTCAGCTGTCTGTTACTCTCAGTAAGGTCATAccaatgttgtaatgatgtagttctAGACAAACAGTGTGTTGGATAACCGGTGATCCCATGTGGACTAGAGCAGGGATTCCCGAACtttgccatgacaaggccccccatataccgatagattccagccaagcccacCCTTACATGGGCCGTGACACACTATTTTTGCTGTGCACACGgcttcacaactcgatgaagttggtgcattcctaaacccattcaaataGGCTATTACAGTACACAAAGCATAAGAGAAATTGATTCCACTGAGATagctttggtttattttggtttactaAAGTTATTCAATGTATGAAGATATTCATTGTATTTTGCTACATTTTTCCTGCCAGTCTGCcacgcccccccaggggtccccggcccccactttgaaaaccactgtactAGAGGGCTATGCAGCCCACAACCACACAATACAATAGACACCCAGtcatgtgtttgtttttagcCAGAATATCAGGACCAAGTATTGTGCCCAATGGTCAAAGAGGGGAAAGCATATTTAATAAGACAGAAGAAAGCATGCACACTTGCAGTTTTGGTATCTGGTGCCTAAGATAGGACACATGACATTTGTTTGCATTTCAAGCCCGCATTATCACAGAGGACACTGATACAATTATGGGCACCTAGTCTTTGGGCACCTTTAGTCTGTGTTGTTACATGTGGTACTGCTGGGCATTGGTAAAGGTGGTACAAACTACTAAGCAGCCAGAAATGTGGCTCGCAGATTCAACCTTGGAGGCAAAAAATAAACGTGTCTGCATGTTGATGTTTATACTTATACACTCATACATCATTCATGCACTAGAAAACGCCAAAATTGGTGTTTCTAGTTTGTAGAGGGCTTGGTATTTTTCTGTCAACTACCAATATTATTCAGACAGACTATGCTGTAGGCCATGCTGCAAACAAGACTGCTGGAAATGGAAGCTACCTTTCACAGATATCCAGAGTTTAATTCGTCACATAGCCTACCTAAGATACAGTGTAGTGAAATTATAATTTCTCGCCAGAAGGGAGGGTTGGAAGGCCTGATGGAGTGGGACAAAAAATGTGGAAATGGGTCCGCACTTGTGTGATTGCCGGGTGCTCTGCACTGGCTGTCTCGGGCTCTTGAT is a genomic window containing:
- the LOC134438344 gene encoding trans-1,2-dihydrobenzene-1,2-diol dehydrogenase-like, whose amino-acid sequence is MATRWGICGAGKICHDWNVAMKTLPAEDHQVVAVAARSLERAQDFAKKHSIPQAYGSYEELAKDQNIDIVYLGVLHTQHLRVGLLFLNAGKNVLCEKPFAMNSSEVKQLVDAAKKNNVFLMEGIWSRCFPVQREVSRLLAEEALGEVKVAKAYFGSPQLHIPRSVEAALGGGALLDIGVYCLQFVLMVFNGERPESIHATGHRLESGVDEIMIVVLKFSRNRIGLCGFSIGVPMPNDATVCGTKGTIRIPGPMHCPSALVVNGKETEYPLPEPCMPMNFTNSTGLRYEAEEVRQCLLKGLKESTRMPLADSVLLTEIMDEARRQVGVVFSQDKQ